In a single window of the Sphingosinicella microcystinivorans genome:
- the gspI gene encoding type II secretion system minor pseudopilin GspI: MRGREQGFTLIEVMVAMAVLGLAVLALIRLGAANAATAGRVEDVLLADIVAENAVVDALTQPAPPALGETTGTVVNAGVNWTVTRQVARTENPRLVRISVAVRGPGGAAGDLTAFRGVAAP; the protein is encoded by the coding sequence ATGCGGGGGCGTGAGCAAGGCTTCACGCTGATCGAGGTGATGGTCGCGATGGCCGTGCTCGGCCTCGCCGTGCTCGCGCTGATCCGGCTCGGCGCCGCCAACGCCGCGACGGCGGGCCGCGTCGAGGACGTGCTGCTCGCCGACATCGTTGCCGAGAACGCCGTCGTCGACGCGCTCACCCAGCCCGCGCCGCCGGCGCTCGGCGAAACCACGGGCACGGTGGTGAATGCCGGCGTGAACTGGACGGTGACGCGGCAGGTCGCGCGCACGGAGAACCCGCGCCTTGTCCGCATCTCGGTCGCCGTGCGCGGTCCCGGCGGCGCGGCGGGCGATCTCACCGCCTTCCGGGGCGTCGCTGCGCCGTGA